In Deltaproteobacteria bacterium, the DNA window AGAGGCCTCAAATTGGCGTCTCCGGACAAGCGAATATTGAGAGTTACGCTTCCTCCCAAGCGGACGTTAGAATTATCTATGCTCGATGCAATGCTTACTTCGCCAACGGGAATGTAGGAAAAGTTGATATTCCCAGCTGGCACAGGCGGCAGTGGCTTTATGTCGACCACAAATGGATGCGCACTTAAGATAAAATTCTTCTTCCCGGGCTCAAATCGAAGTTCCTCGCGTCTTAGTTCGTTAATGAGATGCTCGCTGTTAAATGCTAGCGAAAAGGCATCGCGGTTGTCCGCTGCGGAAGAATTAGACGTCTCCTCCGGCGCAGTATCTTTAGTCGCGCCTTTATGTATCGGCATTTCAAGCGTGATAGTCCTGGCCGGGATGCGCAAAGTTCCACCTACGGTGGCAAAAAGCGCCGTTGATTCAGTAGAAACGATAGCGCCTCCTTGGGGAGCTTTTATGGTAGAAGTTTTTATCGGTAATAGCGCCTCCTTCCAGCAATTTAAGAATTCAGCCGAGTTAATCGTTACGTGCTTAGTAAGAGGAGGGGTTACAGCTTCGAGCGTGTACGCAATTTGTTCGCCGACATAGGCGGTCTTAACATCAGTGGAGTGGGAAAAGCGATACGCGCTTTCTTGCGATAGTTGCTTTGGTGTAGAGCTAAGTATTCTTATTCGCGGCCATGATAGGGAATGAGTTTTATCGTCAATTGTGATGCGTGCATCAGCTAAGTCAAACAGGCCGTAGTGAATATTAGAGTCAATAAATAAATCGTAAGAGAAAATAACCTGCGAGGTCGTCTTTTCGTTATAGGCCGCCGTAGCTACATCACGTCCGTTTAGAACGGGTTTAAAATACTTGTTTGCAGTAAACTCCGGTGTAGCAAGCCCTTCAGCGCCTTCTCCGGTTACAATTATGCGCGCGTATAAAACTTCGCCAATTGTCGTCGCAGTGCGATCTAGGTGGTAGGTAACATTAACATCGGCACGAGAAGGCTTGTTAAATCCTAAAAGGAGACATGCAATAAAACACCAGGCGTAGAGGCTACAGGAAGACGAAGAATACTGCTTGCGTCTACAAATTCTCGTTCCGCAGCTGTAGGCCTCTATATCGATATGCCTCTTTGTGGTTCTACTTTTGAGCAGATTTCTCCCCAGCCTTTTCCTGTTTGCGAATGCCTTCTACTTCTATGGAAATCTTTACGTCATCACCAACGACAAGACCGCCGGTCTCTAAAACTTTATTCCAGGTAATGCCAAAATCGTGGCGATTAATTTTAGTGCTGGCGCTAAAAGCTGCACGCTCATTCCCCCATGGATCTTTAGCTATCCCGCCAAACTCGGCATCTAAAGTAATTTGCTTAGTAATACCAGCGATGCTTAGATCTCCACTTACTTTAAAAGAGTTCCCATCAATCTCGCTTATCTCCTTTGATACAAAAGTTATGCTTGGATGCTTTGCCGCACCAAAAAACTCATCGGAGCGAAGATGATCGTCGCGCTTTTTTACCCCAGTGTTAATGCTCTCCGTGGAAATGTTAGCTGAAGCTTTGGCGGCCTTGATGTTTTCGGGATCAAACGAAAAAGTTCCCTGAAACCTGTCAAAACTACCCTTAACGTTACTTATGCCCATGTGTTTAATCTGAAACATGATATGCGTATGTTCAGCGTCAATGTCGTAATCGGCAGCAAAAACCTCAAGAGGTGCAGTAATTGCGCCTATAAAATAAAAAACTACCATCATACGGTATAAAACACTCATGTTATAGCGCCTCCAATTATTAGGTAAATGCAGTACGTTTAATTTCATCGCTAATCGTCCGATAATTATTAAATGAAAAATGCCACTGATACAACCGTTCTCATAGTAGATGATATTGGCGAGATGCGTATGATTCTTCGCACAATATTAAGGCATATGGGGGTAAGAAACATTTTAGAGGCTGTCGACGGACTAAAGGCTATGGAGATTTTAGGGAATCTGGCCATGTCGCAAAAACTCGATCTAATTATCGCCGATTGGAACATGCCAAATATGTCTGGCTTGGATTTGTTAAAAGAAGTTCGGAAGAGTGCAGCTCTTAAGTACATACCGTTTTTAATGGTTACGTCAGAAAATGAATTAGAAAATGTTTTAAGTGCTAAGGACGCAGGTGTCACGGACTATGTCGTTAAGCCATTTAATACTCGTCTCCTAGAGGCTAAGTTAAGAGATAACCTAAATTTTCAGGAAAATTCATGAGTCAACTAATAGCTAAGTAATGGATACACCCAATAGTAAAATACTGCTAGTCGAAGATCAGGATGATATGCGAATGATTACTTCGATGATGCTTAGAAACATGGGCTTTCGCAGAGTTGTTGAGGCTGTAGACGGCAAAGATGCACTGGATGCTTTGGCCCAAATCGAGTCTACAGATCAGCTCGTCTTGATTATTGCTGACTGGAATATGCCGAAGATGAACGGTTTTGATTTACTTGTAGCCGTGAGATCCAAGGAGAGTTATAAGACAGTTCCCTTTTTGATGATTACTGCACAAAACGATAGAGAGAAAATAGTTAGTGCAATTGAAGCCGGAGTGACTGACTACATAGTGAAACCTTTTAGCGCAAAAGTGCTCGAGGAAAAGATCAATCGCGCCTTGGGAATTAAGCGATGATTTATGAACTCGCGTTCCCTTACGTATTCTTCTTTTTACTTACTGTTCTTTAGTTTTCAAGGCTTAATAACGGGATTCTTTCCGCTATATTGTAGAAATATCGGATTGCTCCCTTTTCAAATTGCACTCGTGTCTGCTTCGGAGAGTTTAGCCAATCTCTTGGGACCTCTGCTGCTTACGTCCTATCTTTACCAAAAGCCACATACTAGAAAGGTGTTGCTACAATGTAGTGTGGCAGCATGTTTTCTGTTCTTTCTATTATATTGCTTTAAATCCTTTTTTGCAGTGTTGGTTATTTGGTTTTTGTGCCTCTTTGTTCATAAATCCATCTTAGGGGTAGTAGATGCTGATGCTATTCGGGATGATGTGGGCGCAACCATTGAATATGGTCGGGTAAGGTTATGGGGTTCGGTGGGTTTTATGATTACCGTTTTCGTCCTGGGATGGCAACGGGATGAGTTTGGAATTAGCAGCACGTTACTTAGTGGTTTGTTTATCCTTGGGTTATTATGCGCTGCAAGCACCTTGGTGCCGGAGGTAAGTTTTGAGAAGGAAAAAAAACGAGCCCACACTTTTAAAACGTTTTTTGCAAGCATTTATAGCAAGAGTTTGATTCTGTTTCTCTTGGCATCCATGTTTTCCTGGGCGGCTGGTGGTTTATTTGTAACATATTTTTCTTTGCGCCTTGAGCAACTGGGCTGTAACGGCAAATTAATATCCCTTGCCTGGATCGTAGGGGTTGTAGCAGAAGTCGTGATTTTTGTTTATTTTACTGCCATTGAAAAATATTTTTCTTTGGTAACGGTGCTTCGCTGGAGCATTTTATTAACGGTATTGCGATGGGTGCTCGTCGCGACTAGTTCTAGCGTCTGGGTTATAATACTGTCGCAAACATTTCATGCTTTTAGTTTTGGAAGTTTGCATCTTTCGTCAATGAAGCTCATGCATAGCATGTTGCCCTCTGAACACAGATACAGGGGACAAGCACTTCTCATCGCAGTTAGTGGTGGCATTGGAACACTATTAGGGCGCCTAGTTGGAGGGCTTGGCGCCTATGTTTTGGGAGAGAAGTCCGACTTAAGTCAGCTTTTTTGGTTGTCCGTAGCGCTTTCCGCAATTGCAGCCTACTTTGCCTATAAGCTAAAGCCGTCCGAGGAGACTGCCTAGTTCCGCAAATCCCAAGCTTCTAGCCAGCGAGTGTTCTCGAGCCTGGCATGAAAGTTTTCCTTTAGTTGCCTCTCCATGTCTTCCATGTGGGCAGCTCCATAAAAAATGCCAATGGTTTTTTTCTTAGCTTTTAGTTCTGTTGCCAATACCTCAAGTGCTGCCCTATTGCGTGCGCCAACTAATGTATGCCCCAGTGGGCCCCTTAAAAGCAGCTCGATGTCAGCAGAACTCTCAAATTCCTTAGCCAAAATGCGCTTAAGTGCCAAAGCTCGCTTGGGGCTAAGGAGGGCAGCTAGGAGCTCCAAGTCTTGACTACCATCCTTGTGGGCTTGCTCTTTGGCGTAACTAAGCATCAATATTTGAAATACGATAGCGCCTATTCCGCCCTCTTGTTTGCGAAACAGTTCGAATAAGGTTGCCGGCGAAAGATCGGCATGGACGAAATTTGTTTTGCTGTAATCTACCTTGTCGAGCTGAAATTCGAGTTCTAAGAGCTGCTTCAATCCCATCTGTAGAGCTGAAATTGAATTGTTGCCGGCTGAGTGAGAAACGGGAATGGCATTGCCCTCTGGTGCTACTAACTCAAATAGCAATGCGTCGTACTTTTCAAACTCTTTGTTAAGCATTTGGTAGTATTTAGGATCTCCGATGTGAACAGCTGCGATTAAGTCGACAAAAATACACTCGCTTCGGTCGTTCGGTATGCAATACGTTTTTATTGCTGTCTGAAGCGCTATGGATTTACCCCCATTGCTTGGTTCTCTAAGGACTTTGAGAAAGTGCCTCGTTGAGATGCTATCTTGCCCACTATCTTTCGCTATCGTCTGGTCAATACTCTGGGAGGATATTTGCTCGTCGCTCGGCTCCTGAGCGAATGATAATTGCCAAGAGCTAAGAATTGCTAATAAGAGCAGCGACAAGGCCTTGCTCTTGGAAAAGATATGACTCAATTAACACCTCTAGTGGAGAGGTAGATTAGAGTCTGATCGAGACGGGCCGACGTCATCCTTTTCCTTGAAAATCTCAGCTATTAATTCCACAGCTTCGGCAAGAAAATAAAACTCATCACAGATTTTCTCTATAGCTTTGTTTGCCGAATCTGTTACTGACCAAGAATGTGTTTCTTTTGATTTTTTGTTCATAGCAGATAACAGTTACATTGGCTATTCTTTAAGCGAGCTGGTGAAAAATTATAGCCCTATGTGGATTATCGGTTTGTTTCTCCCGGACGTTAAGGGCGTCTTTTTCGCGATCTCTCAATTAGTGCACAAAGCACGATATGAGCCAATTAATGGCCCTTGTATTATTGAGGTTTTTTGCTTTCTACTTGCTAAGGTGTCAACATATGAGATCTCTGAGCGAATATTCTGACACGACCTCTTAGCTGGCGCTGGTATTTGTAAAGAACAAAATATTGCCAATAATCATTTAATGCGCCTCAAATGGCCTTTCTCCTTAGTAGCGTGAGGAGCTGTCTGATTATCCGGTTCCTTAGCTACCGAAGCATGTTCGTGTGGTGAGGGTGTGCCCGCGCCGCGTTCGACTTTAAACAGTTTCTTGCTAATAGCCGAAAGCTGTTGTTTTGCAGCCTGAAAAAATAATTCTTTGGGAATATCCTTGGGCCAAGTCCTCTGTTCGCCTTTGTCGCCAGTCATTCCCCAGATGCAGCTCCAGGGAAGTACGCATTTTTGGTACTTCCCTGAAAACTTTAGATATGTCGTAATTGCCTCATCGTCATGGGTAGTATCGCCCTGGAACAAATAGCTAAGTTTTAGGGTAAGGCCTGGATTGTCAGCCAAATGCTCAGGGACAATGCAGCTTTTTACACAGCTGTTTAGGTGCACGAGCACGTGGTCGCCGTTCATTAATTCCTCGAATACTTTACGTTTTTCAGTGTTTTGGGACAATTTCCGTCTCCATCGTTAGTTTGTTACCGAACTTACTTATACCGTTTCCAAAAAGTAAGTTAAATATTTTACTTTTTGGAAACAGTATTTGTTGTTTATTGGCAAGTGCTTACGCACTTGCTGTTTATCCCATTTACAAAAATCCTTTTTGTAAATGGGATAAATATCCTAGCAAATTTGGCCTAGCTCTGCACTATGGTGCCAAACATCTCAGTGAAATCAAATAGTCCTAAGGCCCAGGGTCGGGTGATTCGGCCTTAAGGTAGTTTCCTTAAATGTCGATTATTTACTTGTAGTAACACAGGGTATTTTTTAAATTGCTGAGGCTAGCCTATGCGCGTCCATCCTGCCATTGTAAATACTACCTACTCGAGATGGCATTTCCCTATCGCCATATTTGTACTCTTGATATTGCTAGCTTCTAATTTCCTGCAGGATCGCAGCAGCTCGGAACAGTCGTCCGCGTCGGCAGCAGTGCCGACAAGGGAAGTCATAGTTGCAATTGACTCACTGGAAGCCGGAGCGGCAATCTCCGAAGATTCTCTTGCTATCGAAGCTAGGCCCATAAATACATTGCCGTCAGACGTCGTGAGTGATTATCGAGAGGTGTTTGGCAAAATGGCCATTGGTCCAATTCCCGCTGGGTATCCATTGGCCAAAGCACTCTTAACCGACTATCGCACAAGGGATGATTCGGAACCGCAAGATCCTTTGGAAAATGCGATTGAGCTGAAGCTAGAAAGTATTCGCATGGCGACCGTTGCCTTGGGTGTTCAGTTTAATACTCTAGCGCCAGCACGGGGTGCGCGAATTGCCATAGCTATACAGAATTCGTCCGGACAATCGGCGCTTGTGGCCGACGAGGCCTGGGTTGAAAAATCTAATGGCAA includes these proteins:
- a CDS encoding BatD family protein, which gives rise to MGRNLLKSRTTKRHIDIEAYSCGTRICRRKQYSSSSCSLYAWCFIACLLLGFNKPSRADVNVTYHLDRTATTIGEVLYARIIVTGEGAEGLATPEFTANKYFKPVLNGRDVATAAYNEKTTSQVIFSYDLFIDSNIHYGLFDLADARITIDDKTHSLSWPRIRILSSTPKQLSQESAYRFSHSTDVKTAYVGEQIAYTLEAVTPPLTKHVTINSAEFLNCWKEALLPIKTSTIKAPQGGAIVSTESTALFATVGGTLRIPARTITLEMPIHKGATKDTAPEETSNSSAADNRDAFSLAFNSEHLINELRREELRFEPGKKNFILSAHPFVVDIKPLPPVPAGNINFSYIPVGEVSIASSIDNSNVRLGGSVTLNIRLSGDANLRPLELEKPLNDDNAANFNFFFDKREVVCSEKNGRLQHEKTFRVELLPKKIGIQQIPVFSVLVFNPKSQSYEFLRSSSSYVLVEQAFSNVVADTSAKTLGNSSTAQDSAKQEVIAIGEDLRPQAQVSTIADWKKRFAVSPKARDMAIIFVPIIALITCWSISRNRNAALKNAAPKNRAYREASVKLSKLNLSAEQKPFDKLANIFFNYVSMRLIDSEAGITTTKDIKQVLGKHISDEVLRSSVEKFLDELDALRFGSVPLMDAKPEKCANLRITLSNLLKKCDKHLSKTSTDIK
- a CDS encoding polyisoprenoid-binding protein, which gives rise to MMVVFYFIGAITAPLEVFAADYDIDAEHTHIMFQIKHMGISNVKGSFDRFQGTFSFDPENIKAAKASANISTESINTGVKKRDDHLRSDEFFGAAKHPSITFVSKEISEIDGNSFKVSGDLSIAGITKQITLDAEFGGIAKDPWGNERAAFSASTKINRHDFGITWNKVLETGGLVVGDDVKISIEVEGIRKQEKAGEKSAQK
- a CDS encoding response regulator, producing the protein MKNATDTTVLIVDDIGEMRMILRTILRHMGVRNILEAVDGLKAMEILGNLAMSQKLDLIIADWNMPNMSGLDLLKEVRKSAALKYIPFLMVTSENELENVLSAKDAGVTDYVVKPFNTRLLEAKLRDNLNFQENS
- a CDS encoding response regulator: MDTPNSKILLVEDQDDMRMITSMMLRNMGFRRVVEAVDGKDALDALAQIESTDQLVLIIADWNMPKMNGFDLLVAVRSKESYKTVPFLMITAQNDREKIVSAIEAGVTDYIVKPFSAKVLEEKINRALGIKR
- a CDS encoding MFS transporter, with translation MNSRSLTYSSFYLLFFSFQGLITGFFPLYCRNIGLLPFQIALVSASESLANLLGPLLLTSYLYQKPHTRKVLLQCSVAACFLFFLLYCFKSFFAVLVIWFLCLFVHKSILGVVDADAIRDDVGATIEYGRVRLWGSVGFMITVFVLGWQRDEFGISSTLLSGLFILGLLCAASTLVPEVSFEKEKKRAHTFKTFFASIYSKSLILFLLASMFSWAAGGLFVTYFSLRLEQLGCNGKLISLAWIVGVVAEVVIFVYFTAIEKYFSLVTVLRWSILLTVLRWVLVATSSSVWVIILSQTFHAFSFGSLHLSSMKLMHSMLPSEHRYRGQALLIAVSGGIGTLLGRLVGGLGAYVLGEKSDLSQLFWLSVALSAIAAYFAYKLKPSEETA